From the Cohaesibacter sp. ES.047 genome, one window contains:
- a CDS encoding aspartate aminotransferase family protein: MTQSSLFATYARADLKFEKGEGAWLTTQDNRRFLDFAAGIAVNSLGHAHPHLVDALKAQAEKLWHVSNLYDIPGQQRLGERLCAATFADKVFFTNSGAEALECAVKTARRYHYGKGNVDKTTIITFDGAFHGRTLAMIAAGGQEKYLEGFGEKAPGFVNLPAPDIDLVKSAVGETTAAILIEPIQGEGGIREIAPSFLQALRSLCDELDILLIYDEVQTGVGRTGYLFAHQEYGIEPDIMAIAKGIGGGFPMGACMAREEVAQAMVPGTHGSTYGGNPLAMAVGNAVLDVVLEEGFLERVRDISLVLKQRLAEIRDAHSDILTEIRGRGLLLGLKLTVPPAELLAACRGEGLLAVPAGDNVLRLAPPLIIGQEEIDFAMNSLDKALAKVSANQKDNH, from the coding sequence ATGACACAATCTTCGCTGTTTGCCACATATGCACGTGCTGATCTGAAGTTCGAAAAGGGCGAAGGCGCTTGGCTGACAACGCAAGATAACCGACGCTTCCTGGACTTTGCTGCAGGCATTGCCGTCAACAGCCTTGGCCATGCGCACCCCCATCTGGTGGATGCGCTCAAGGCTCAGGCGGAGAAGCTGTGGCATGTCTCCAACCTATATGACATTCCCGGGCAGCAGCGTCTGGGTGAACGGCTCTGCGCAGCGACTTTCGCCGATAAGGTGTTTTTCACGAACTCGGGAGCCGAGGCTCTCGAATGCGCGGTAAAGACCGCCCGGCGCTACCATTACGGCAAGGGCAACGTGGATAAAACCACGATCATCACATTTGATGGGGCGTTTCACGGCCGCACGCTGGCAATGATCGCGGCCGGTGGACAGGAAAAGTATCTTGAGGGCTTTGGGGAAAAGGCCCCCGGCTTCGTCAATCTGCCCGCTCCGGATATCGATTTGGTGAAGTCGGCAGTAGGGGAAACCACAGCTGCCATCCTCATCGAACCGATCCAGGGAGAGGGCGGAATTCGCGAAATTGCGCCATCTTTTCTCCAAGCACTTAGAAGCTTGTGCGATGAATTGGACATCCTGTTAATTTATGATGAGGTTCAGACCGGTGTTGGTCGGACGGGATACCTGTTCGCCCATCAGGAATATGGCATCGAACCGGACATCATGGCCATCGCCAAGGGTATTGGCGGCGGCTTTCCGATGGGGGCCTGCATGGCCCGCGAAGAGGTCGCTCAGGCCATGGTTCCTGGCACACACGGCTCTACCTATGGTGGCAATCCGCTGGCCATGGCCGTCGGCAATGCCGTTCTTGATGTCGTTTTGGAAGAAGGGTTCCTCGAACGCGTTCGCGATATCAGCCTCGTGCTGAAGCAGCGTCTGGCAGAAATTCGGGATGCCCATTCTGATATCTTGACCGAAATCAGGGGACGCGGTTTGTTGCTCGGACTCAAGCTGACCGTCCCTCCTGCCGAGCTTCTGGCCGCATGCCGTGGCGAAGGACTGCTCGCGGTTCCGGCTGGTGACAATGTGCTGCGATTGGCACCGCCGCTGATCATCGGCCAAGAAGAAATAGATTTTGCAATGAATAGTCTGGACAAAGCGCTCGCAAAAGTGTCCGCTAACCAGAAAGACAATCATTAG
- the argF gene encoding ornithine carbamoyltransferase: protein MSNDPIRHFLDLEQLDATTLKTIMATAHEIKTKRKVERKTDLLADQVVALVFDKPSTRTRVSFDVGIRELGGESLMLTGAEMQLGRGESIPDTARVLSRFVDCIMIRMLDNEAVEELAKYASVPVINGLTYFSHPCQIMADVMTYEEHRGSLEGKVVTWVGDYNNVLVSWLQAAEKFDFTMRVAVPDELMTDFEVINRLRDRGVKIEFCDTAEDAADQSDLIITDTWVSMGDEDAEHRHNLLKPYQVNTRLMALAKDDALFMHCLPAHRGEEVTDEVIDGPQSVVFDEAENRLHAQKGIMVWCFNKALGDS from the coding sequence ATGTCTAACGATCCTATTCGCCATTTTTTGGATTTGGAACAACTGGACGCCACGACGCTCAAGACGATCATGGCGACCGCACATGAAATCAAGACCAAGCGCAAGGTGGAACGCAAGACCGATCTGCTTGCCGATCAGGTCGTCGCGCTCGTCTTTGACAAGCCGTCTACACGGACCCGCGTCTCGTTCGATGTCGGGATCCGCGAGCTGGGTGGTGAGTCCTTGATGCTGACCGGGGCCGAAATGCAGCTGGGCCGCGGGGAGAGCATCCCGGATACGGCGCGCGTTTTGTCCCGTTTTGTCGATTGCATCATGATCCGGATGCTGGATAACGAGGCGGTTGAGGAACTGGCAAAATATGCCTCCGTTCCCGTGATCAACGGTTTGACCTATTTCTCCCATCCCTGCCAGATCATGGCGGACGTGATGACCTATGAGGAACATCGCGGCTCGCTTGAAGGCAAGGTCGTGACCTGGGTTGGCGACTACAACAATGTGCTTGTGTCCTGGTTGCAGGCTGCCGAGAAATTTGATTTCACCATGCGTGTGGCTGTGCCGGACGAGCTGATGACCGACTTCGAGGTGATCAATCGCCTGCGCGATCGTGGTGTCAAGATCGAGTTCTGCGACACCGCAGAAGACGCTGCAGACCAGTCTGACCTGATCATCACTGACACATGGGTCTCGATGGGCGATGAAGATGCCGAACATCGACACAATCTCTTGAAACCCTATCAGGTCAACACCAGATTGATGGCTCTGGCCAAGGATGACGCCCTGTTCATGCACTGCCTGCCTGCCCATCGCGGCGAGGAAGTGACGGACGAGGTGATCGACGGGCCGCAGTCGGTGGTCTTCGACGAGGCCGAGAACCGGCTACACGCACAAAAGGGCATTATGGTCTGGTGCTTCAACAAGGCCTTGGGTGACAGCTGA
- a CDS encoding Hsp33 family molecular chaperone → MTEQMPSLAEMDRVLPFQVDRLDVRGRVVHLKDSVSSIIQRHDYPDAVNRLLAEAIALTTLLGSSLKFEGKLILQVQSQGAVNMLVVDFQAPDAIRAYVRFDEEALAALIAKGETKPEQLLGEGHLVMTIDQGQYMNRYQGVVVLDGKSLEEAADSYFLQSEQLPTRVRLAATEMVSRQEGENPRSEWLVGGLLVQYLPHSSQDIPHRDLHPGDHPDPDMQGILHVTEADAWRECEALVSTLTDQELTDPAVSAETLLYRLFHENGPRVFDATPVVDQCTCSRERISAMMSNFSDEELEDLLVDGKIEVTCEFCSTRYEFDPQEKKGASGA, encoded by the coding sequence ATGACCGAACAAATGCCAAGCCTTGCTGAGATGGATCGCGTTCTTCCCTTTCAGGTCGACAGACTGGATGTAAGAGGGCGCGTGGTTCATCTCAAGGATTCCGTCTCCAGCATCATCCAGCGCCATGACTATCCCGATGCGGTCAACCGGTTGCTCGCCGAAGCCATTGCTCTGACGACCCTGCTCGGCTCATCCCTCAAGTTCGAGGGCAAGCTCATTTTGCAGGTTCAGTCACAAGGAGCGGTGAACATGCTGGTGGTTGATTTTCAGGCACCCGATGCCATCCGTGCCTATGTCCGCTTTGACGAGGAGGCGCTTGCCGCGCTGATCGCCAAGGGGGAGACCAAGCCCGAGCAGCTGCTGGGTGAGGGGCATCTGGTGATGACCATCGATCAGGGCCAGTATATGAACCGCTATCAGGGGGTTGTTGTGCTCGACGGCAAGAGTCTGGAGGAGGCAGCTGACAGCTACTTCCTACAGTCAGAGCAGTTGCCGACACGCGTGCGCCTTGCTGCCACCGAGATGGTGTCTCGGCAAGAGGGCGAAAACCCGAGGAGTGAATGGCTCGTCGGCGGTCTGCTGGTGCAGTATCTGCCGCATTCCTCCCAAGACATTCCCCATCGTGATCTGCATCCCGGTGACCATCCCGATCCGGATATGCAGGGCATCCTTCACGTCACCGAGGCGGACGCATGGCGTGAGTGTGAGGCGCTTGTCTCGACCCTGACAGACCAAGAATTGACCGATCCGGCGGTGTCTGCAGAGACGCTGCTTTACCGGCTGTTTCACGAGAACGGCCCGCGGGTCTTTGATGCCACGCCCGTGGTCGATCAATGCACCTGCAGCCGCGAGCGCATCAGCGCCATGATGAGCAATTTCTCGGATGAGGAGCTCGAAGACCTGCTGGTCGATGGCAAGATTGAAGTGACATGCGAATTCTGCAGCACGCGCTATGAATTCGACCCGCAAGAGAAGAAAGGCGCCAGCGGAGCCTGA
- a CDS encoding efflux RND transporter periplasmic adaptor subunit — translation MKCEALRDRILVDQQLQQESHKPGHLPSDDPAASVDPRTMNYHSDEKPQPMLDRQAPSRADTNEAPDRQPSRSAGRKVMSAVRWFFRLALPLIVIVAAASIMNMLVATKPEVQRRQAREQAYAVQLVKASPATIQPDILVYGTVSAARRVDLRALVGGEVIWVSPELVEGGTIAKGADLVRVDPFEFEGAVEEANANLAEARARLAETRASSASEQASLQFLLEQERIARSDLERAETLIKSGSLTRQALESRKLTFSQREQAVKAAQNNLLVQKARIDQQQANIERLNWKLEQARRNLTNTTLTAPFTGVVLSKSVALGRSVSGSDTLVSLYDPQELEVRFTISDAQYGRLTSGNNQLVGRQITANWKLGDSIRSHKAVIERITAEISAGDGGIEVYARFAKGTDLRAGTFVELVVPDRNYSDAIRIPQAALYLGHTVYVHEDGRMQPRTVDVLAYLGDDVLIDGSALGDEAEIIATRIAEAGPGLKVVLPEAPAQDSDESNNPPAQPADQTERTQ, via the coding sequence ATGAAGTGTGAAGCCTTGCGTGACCGCATCTTAGTGGATCAACAGCTGCAGCAGGAAAGCCACAAACCGGGCCACCTGCCGTCTGATGATCCCGCAGCCTCTGTCGACCCGAGGACCATGAATTATCATAGCGATGAAAAGCCTCAGCCAATGCTGGACCGACAGGCCCCCAGCCGGGCGGACACGAACGAAGCGCCGGACCGGCAACCAAGCCGATCGGCTGGACGCAAGGTCATGTCGGCCGTGCGATGGTTTTTCCGCCTCGCATTGCCGCTGATTGTCATCGTGGCTGCGGCATCAATTATGAATATGCTCGTGGCGACCAAGCCCGAGGTTCAGCGCAGGCAGGCTCGGGAGCAGGCCTATGCCGTCCAGTTGGTCAAGGCCTCCCCCGCGACCATTCAGCCCGATATTCTGGTCTATGGCACCGTGTCCGCCGCCCGGCGGGTGGATCTCCGCGCATTGGTTGGTGGTGAGGTGATCTGGGTCAGCCCCGAGCTGGTTGAGGGCGGCACCATCGCAAAGGGCGCAGACTTGGTCCGCGTGGATCCGTTCGAGTTCGAAGGGGCTGTGGAAGAAGCCAACGCCAATCTGGCAGAGGCCAGAGCACGATTGGCCGAGACAAGGGCATCGAGTGCCAGCGAACAAGCAAGCCTTCAATTCCTTCTTGAGCAGGAACGCATTGCCCGCTCCGATCTTGAACGCGCCGAGACGCTGATCAAGAGCGGCAGTCTCACCCGGCAAGCGCTCGAAAGCCGGAAATTGACCTTCTCGCAACGCGAGCAGGCGGTGAAGGCCGCCCAGAACAATCTGCTCGTCCAGAAGGCGCGGATCGATCAGCAGCAGGCGAACATCGAGCGTTTGAACTGGAAGCTTGAACAGGCCCGCCGCAATCTGACCAACACGACTTTGACGGCGCCGTTCACAGGCGTTGTCCTGAGCAAGTCTGTCGCGTTGGGGCGTTCGGTCTCGGGCAGCGACACTTTGGTCTCGCTCTATGATCCTCAAGAGCTGGAAGTTCGCTTTACCATCTCCGACGCGCAATATGGCCGCCTGACTTCGGGCAACAACCAGCTCGTAGGCCGCCAGATCACAGCCAACTGGAAACTGGGGGATAGCATCCGCAGCCACAAAGCGGTGATCGAACGGATCACTGCGGAGATCAGTGCGGGCGATGGCGGCATCGAGGTTTACGCCCGGTTTGCCAAGGGCACCGACCTGCGTGCGGGCACCTTCGTGGAGCTGGTCGTGCCAGACAGGAACTATTCCGATGCCATCCGCATACCGCAGGCGGCGCTCTATCTGGGGCACACGGTCTATGTGCATGAGGATGGACGCATGCAGCCGCGCACCGTCGATGTTCTGGCCTATCTCGGCGATGATGTGCTGATCGATGGGTCGGCTCTTGGAGACGAGGCCGAGATCATCGCCACCCGCATTGCCGAAGCTGGCCCGGGCCTCAAGGTCGTGTTGCCTGAAGCGCCAGCTCAGGATAGCGATGAAAGCAACAATCCGCCCGCTCAGCCCGCCGACCAGACGGAGCGCACTCAATGA